ATGCAGTGCCTTCAATGGGCGTTAGTGAATTTTCATATATCGGAAaggagtgaagagaactgacATTAGGTAAATCCATATTGAAATGCGGTGTAGGtctaaatgtgttctgtcacacctgggtgttaattgaatagattcgttgtattttttttattattatgataggactctacacttgtgtttctcggGGGTGTAGGACCGCACACGCCACAGTGACGGCGCTGGTAAGGCCAAATAAGAGGCGAGCAAAAcgcagttttaaaatcccgaAGGCTCACAAGGTCAGAAGTGAAACCCGAAATGACCCGTTTCAGAAGTTTACCTTCTTAGAGCTGTACATATAATTTGTTCTTTACTTGCAGATGAAATCCACTCCAATGTACCAGCATCTTATATTGATGTGAATTCTAAAGCAAGAAAACCTTGAACTTATCTTTACTCGCTACCCCAGAGATCTACAAACATAAATTAAAAGCGCTTAGATgaagtgcaacaaatgtagccccTGAAGTTGCCTAACACTTACATTTGTAGTGTTGCAGACACGAATGTTGCTTATTCATGAAACCGAAATAGCAATGCGCTCGCTTGTCTGAAGGATCTCCGTATGAATCTCTATCATTTTATCACTCGAAACAAAAGCGGCTATTATACATGTTCAAACTCAGACACTCAGCTGCTGTTCCCGTTTGTTTCGTGATTAATTGCAATTGAGTATGGCATTAGACGTTACGTGAAAATGTACACAtctttcttaaaattaaaaataacattcaacAGCCagattcattcagttacatacTAACACAGACAGTAAAAGTAATAATTATGGCCTACATATGAACTTACTGATTCGATTAATTGAAAAGTCCCGATTCAGAGCacctgcagttcgtgctaattaaaACAGCAATGCTGAGCCCTCAGTTCCGCGCTAACCACAAGTTCAGCTGGTCTCCAACTTTCACTGATAAATCCGAAAGTTTGTTGCAATCGACCCATTAAGTTCaaaactatatatactgtaggtataatataaaatgtatttttgttaattttggtCTGTTGTGAAATGTCAGTTAAGGCATCTTAAATTTTTTATTCCATATTTTTCCTTCGAGGTGATTAGGAATGCCAGGATTTAGCTATTGAAAACTGTCATGATGGAAAATACACTACACCACAGGTGCTTCTGGAACACGGGGAATAGAAtctctctcttttttattttcttcttttatccCGTGAAAAGGATTTATGTCTTAGTTCTCCTCTTCCCCTCCTCCGCCACTACAGTACACGGACAATTAAATGTgcatttgtgctgtttttaaagaATTCAATGCCCGCCCGCCAGTATTTGATATAAACAGAACTAGCGCAATTGCTAGGGAGTTATTGTTATTGCTTTATCACACGCGGTGGGAGggaataatttataaaaaaataaagtgattccggtgttaaatgttttaaatgttaagtCTGTTGTTTTCAACACAAGTACACGAAATTGCTTAATTACGCCTATGCGCTGTTACGTCACGCCTGGCATTTTCCATTGAGCGACTCGTGGTCACAGGTAGGTGGCGCTGTGCTGAAGCACCCGCCCTCCTGCCCGCTTACAAAGCGGACGGCGCCTCTCTTGTCTCCAAGCGCGTCTCCTCGGCTCTCCGACTCCAGCGCTGCGCCCTGCCGGCTGCGTCAGTCTGCTTGTCTCCGCTTCCGATCACCAGCCATGGCTCTGCTGAAGTCTTGCAAGGTTTTCTCCAGTCTGGGGGCTTATTCCCCCTCTCTGGCAGCGTTTCCAGTTCGGGCCAGGTAAAACTAAGCGCGGATGTCAGTGCTGTGTTACCGCATTTTATGACTTCCAGCGCGTTGTAGCGTGGTAACGCTGTTGTAGTGCGAggcttgtgtttgtgtttgcggGTTGCTCAGGATATGGGCTTCAGCTTATCCTGCAATTCACTTTGATcgaaattgatatttttttcgGCTTGTATTTTTAATCGCTTGTCTTCTTTACGTTGAATGCACAGGTcacccccccgccccccttAAATCTGTCACCTGATGTCTTAATTGCAAGCCTACGAGTGTATCGCATAGCACTTTCTGAGTGGGAGGTGATCTGGATCTTCGTAGTCTTCACCAGAAAACACGgctctgtactttttcttcCTAATAATAGGCTGGAAAACATGGCGTTTCTTTTGTCAGCGATAGTGTAAGGCCTACACAAGGTTGTTGGGGGGAGTATGCTGAAAGTAAAGAACGACCTCGAGATGTAGGTCTTGATTTTCTGTATTAATTGGTTTGTGTTCAGGATAGAGCCTCACTTAACATCGCTGCACGTGGCCGTGTAACCTTGAAATAATGGGAGGTGTTGATTTCCTAAGCCTTTTAGATGGGGTGGACGGGACCCGTCTGCTGGGTCGGTTTCGTAAGACTTTGGGGGTCAACAGCTAGCGTCTGCGTTTCCTTCCCGATAATGCAAGTGGATAAGGAAGTGTTGCTTCAATCTGCGAATTTAAAGAGACGGAATAACGCTGCCGTCCGACTGTCGAAGCGATAGCCGACAGACATCCTCCCCTGACTGATTCACGAAGCGTCTCCCATGCGGGAGCCGTAGGTGGTCGTTCCTGCGCTGTGATTGGCCGGTAGGTGCGGGCCTCTGGGCCGCGATTGGCCGCGGTGCTCTGCCGCGTGAGCGAAGCGCGGATGCACAGTGGCGTGTCCTTCAGCCTGCAGCGTGGAGGGCACAGCTCTCCTGCTGCTGTCAGTGCGGGGAGTAGCAAAGTCGGGGTTTCCAGAAGATTATTCCtcgatacacacacacacaccaggtgTTTAGGCTGTAGCCAGCGAGGGTCAGGTTCCTTAGTCTAAAGATCAGTGGCTGACCCTGTGTAGCATTTACCCCTTGCTGTGTCAGCTTGCCAGGTTTACTCCAGAGTATGTTTGATCTTAGATGCAATAGATACCTCCATGTCCTGTTTATTTGTATCTGCAGTCAATGCATTTTATCGAGGGGTTAAATGCACCTGATTTTAATTCTAGAATGGAAGCTGGCATCTTAAAACCTTTGGCAAATCTAGACAAATCTGCTTGTTTTTTGGAAGTGGCTGGGGTGGAGTCTGCAAGCCTTAGGTTGATCTGCGCGCTGACTAATCCTGCCAGCTTGTCAACGTGTTTTACTCTGCACAGCAGCTACAGCACTCATGGGCTCATACCGGTTCAGTTCCTTGCTCTAGGTACCCTGTTCTTCTCTTAGTGTGGCTAGGTGCCATAAGGTACCATTGTGGATTTAGGAAATTAGTGAGCTTCCTGTCCCAGGCAGAACTGATCAAGCCTGGATCTGTCTTTCTTGCGCTGTCCTCTTCTCTGCCCTGCTCCACAGACCAGCTATTTATAGTTGGGTTTCCTCAGTTGTTGACTTTCTAACAAGTGTAATGCGAGAAGAGGCTTCAAAGTCATAGCCAGGGGGTATCGTACAGACAGACATGAGCATTGGCCTATGAagaatgtcttttaaaatagCCACCTGCatttgtttctgctttgtgaGGAGACTGCTTTAAATGTGTTGCCATTATAGTACTAGTAACAAATTCATACATTTGAGCACTTTATCCAACCCAGTTCAGAAATGTAAGGAGCATCAAAAATGCTACACTTGTGACTAGCAAATTCATCAAGTAATAGGAATGTTGCTATATGTGCTACAGAATGCAATTGGACAGGACTTAATACCTTATACTGATGAACACTAGTCACCAACAACATTCTTCAGCAGGCGGTCTCCTGGGAAAGTTACATCCTAGTTGCACAGCTGATAGCCATTGGAAACCACATGAACATCTGCAATGTGTGTTTATTAGTTTGCAGACACTGTTTTGCTAAATTGCCCTGTTCCTTTCTAAGAGCCTGGATAGGCACGTTTGCTGGTCACTGAGACCTAGGTGTTGTGTGCCATCCCAGCCCGTCCCCCAGCTGGGTGTTCTCGTGCCAAGCTGCAGGACTGTTGACGCGTTGGGATGGGGCtacaggaagcacagcaaagtgaGGTGATCAGTGCAGTGACCTTGACACTGGGCTCTGCAAGTGGAGGTACAGCTTACTTAGACTTCCCCACTGATTAGTGTATTGCACACAGTAATCAGTGCATCGTTCTGTCTGCACTCCACTCCCTGACATGCACAAGGGAGATCTACCCAAAACCTTAACTGATTGTTAGAGACGACTTGGAGATGCTGCTGGCAAGCCCTCTTTAAATGTTGCAAAACCGTTTCTTTGTTTCTTCTGATTTCGCTCAGGCTTGACATTCAGCTGGTTAAATTGCTTCATCGCCTGTGGTCAATTGATTCTGACGAGTGAGATAATATTGTACTTGCACAGCAGCCATTCGGGTCAAGTAGATAATGGTCATCCTGCCAATTAATATCCAAAATCTGTGTACCTTGGTCTTCCGTAAAAGTAGTAACTACAGCATTATAGACTGTTTGAGTCTTCTGAGGTGTCCAGCTGTTGATTGTGCCTTTTAGTAGGACTCGGGGTCTGCCTTAAATCTGTGATGTAAATGATAGTCCCTGAGATGCTCATGAGATTATACCGTGGAGAAAAGGGTGCCCCTGTATATATGTGCAGCCTGTTTTTCACATGTGCTAAGCTGGCCTCATTAGTGGTCATTAAAGTGAAGAAAATACCAGCCTTGACAGGTTTACAATCCTTCACATAGCTTTACAGGCTAATCCATTAGGGAACAGAGTCCAAAGGTTGAGAGCTGTTGACAAaatcaactttaaaaaaaaaacttccagtgGAGAATTCCTGAGTCTCTGCCAAAAATGCACACAAAATATTTGGACTGTCAGCTGATTTATACTGTTTTAAAGGAAGTGGCTTAAAGTTTTGGATGTATTAAGATGTGCATGGAATTTATAATTCAGAGCTTTATAGGAATTACCTGTTTTTCAGAAGGTGCAGGTTTTGGTGTGGTCTGAAACATCTTAAATATGAGCCATCGCTCTTCCAGAAGCCTCGGATCAGGGAATTGCATAGTAATACCATGTTTCATATTAAAGTATACCAAACTTCTTATATATATGTAGTTCCTGGTGGTCTAGTGTGGAAATGGGACCCCCTGACCCTATTCTTGGGGTCACCGAAGCCTTCAAGCGGGACGGCAACCCCAAGAAGATGAACCTGGGGGTGGGAGCGTACCGTGATGACCAGGGCAAGCCCTACGTCCTGAGCTGCGTGCGCAAGGTGAGCTGGGCCCCCCCTCGGGCAGGTGCTCTGTCTGCTGCTAGTGTCACATTCGTCAACAGACGGGCGGGAGACGGTTTTGTGCAGTTTAAGCCCTTATTGAGCACCGTGTTGAAGCAGTGCATCATTGCAATGGCCCTGTAGGACAAACAGCAAGGAATCCCCCCCCTCTTATACGGTACAGCTCCAGGTGGTGTGTGACAGAGGTTACACACTTCCACTAGGTGGTTTTCACTCTGCTTTGTGAAGTTTCCAAGCTCTCCCTGTAGAGGGAGATGAGTTGCTGTTAGTTAAGGCTCACCAGTTTTTATCTGGTTTGAATGTACCTTTTGGTACCGGCAGTACATGGCTTGGTTACCATGCTTCAGCAGTGACTGGAATACCCtcccagatgtacagtacatatcccATTCACTGTGGTACGCTTCATGATAGCACACAGGCTCTTGAAGTCTCGTGCTTGTCTCTGTTGTGTGCCATGTGCTCCACTGGGAATGCTTTCCTATAAGTGCTGGTGTTCTATACCTCCTTTCCTCTCCAGGCAGAGGCCTTAATTGCTGCCAAGAAGCTGGACAAGGAGTACCTGCCCATCGGTGGGCTGGCCGAGTTTGCCAAGGCCTCGGCCGAGCTGGCGCTGGGGTCCAGCAACGAGGTCCTGAAGAGCGGCCGGGTGAGTCCCCTTTCCCTGGATACTCCATCAGGATCCAGCGTCGGAATGCAGCAGAGTCGTTCTGCACTATTATCTCTGGATTCTCATAGAGGCAGGGCAGGAGATCAGCTTCTTGTAAAAAGTATATAATGTTTAGTGTCTTGTGACAGCTTATAAAGTgaggtttataaaaaaaaaaaatgtaaagcctATTTTTCCCTTCAGGTAAAATTGCAGGGAATGTCATTTACAGCTTTAACAGAAATGTTCTTCTTGGATGTTAATATTTGATCTTTCCTTGCAGTACATTACTGTTCAGACCATCTCTGGAACAGGCTCACTGAGAGTCGGCGCAAACTTCCTGGTAAATCCTTTCTTTCAGATACACTGAAGTTAGTGAGCTTGTCACACCAATGTTGTGTAGTTGGCATCTTTGGCAATACCTCTTTTTGTTGAAGAGCGTTGCTCTTTGGAACTTCAGTTCTACAAATTGCTTTagtataatgttttttaaaaatctgtagcTACCATGATTAATTTCAGCTAGTATAACTGGAGCATCAGTTTCGCTATGGTAATAAAAGCACCTTGGGTAGGAAACTTTGCAGTGTTCAGTAACATTGGCCTGAGAGCAAACTGGTGTTCAGGAAAACGTGAATGTAGTCTCCCCTCTCTGGTTTATCAACAGTCCCGGTTCCACACCGCCAGCCGTGACGTCTATCTGCCCAAACCCTCCTGGGGAAACCACACCCCCATCTTCAGGGATGCTGGGATGCAGCTGAAGGCGTACCGCTACTACGACCCCAAGACCTGCGGCTTCGACTTTGCTGGGGCTCTGGATGACATCTCGGTGAGTCGGGGGTCAGAGGGAAGCAGCCCAGGGACAGGACGGTCaaaagaagcttttttttttcttcctttcctgCACAGCAAAGATAAGACTGAAGTGCTGAAGTATTGGTGTTTTAAAAGTACAGGACTTGCAAATGTTCCTCTTCTTGTTTTTAGAAAATCCCAGAGAAAAGCATCATCCTCTTCCATGCTTGTGCCCACAACCCTACAGGAGTGGATCCCAGGCCTGAGGAGTGGAAGGAGATCTGTGACCTGGTGAAGGTGAGCTAAGAATTACAATGCAAAGGGTCCTGTTTGGCGAACTGATGGCCATTAACTGCTACAAAAATCAATCCTAGAGAACATCGTAGGAGTTCTTGATTCTTGGTATTCAGTATTGGAAGGTACTGTTTGATCACTGTAGCTCAAACTGATGTGAAGGGGGAAAAAGGTTCATTGTGAAGCGGATCTTTTTCCACTGTATAAACTGGGAAAAACGGACTCCTGGAGCCTGGAATGCCATCGGCTCATGCGGCCTTCCCTTGCTTGCCTTTCCAGAAAAGGAACCTGTTTGTGTTCTTCGACATGGCGTACCAGGGCTTTGCCAGTGGGGATATTGACCGCGACGCCTTGGCCGTGCGCCACTTCATCGAGCAAGGCCACAACATTGTGCTCTCCCAGTCCTACGCAAAGAACATGGGTCTTTATGGTGAGCTCTCCCCCGTAACGTGGTCCCCCGTGCCTTTGAAACCTACGTCCTTCCGCTCCTGCCCTGGAGGCCCACACgcctgctggtttttgttccagctgagcccTCGGCTACACTGACCCTTCGTTCAAAATTAACCTGGATTTGTTTCCCAGCTCTTGAAACATGTTGGCGCTTTAACAGttgtatttaaaatcttttaaggCTCCAGTTCTCTGATTAAGGTGGGatgaaatgaaaaccagcaaGCGTGTGGTTAGCCAGGAGCAGGATTAAACAGGAACCGCTGTTCAATCAATGTTGCTGGCTCCCAGGGGGCGGGTGGGGTTGGACTCTGCTTTTCCAGATCTGACCATCCGGTCTTCCTTGGGGCAGGTGAGCGGGTTGGGGCCTTCACTGTGGTCTGCAGCGACGTGGAGGAGGCCAAGCGTGTGGAATCCCAGCTGAAGATCCTCATCCGTCCCATGTACTCGAACCCGCCCATGAACGGAGCCCGCATCGCCGCCACCATCATGAACGCGCCCGAGCTGCGCCAGGAGTGGTAGGTCCCGGTGCAGGCAGGGTTTTGCCTGTAGACCTTAGTTCTCTGTAAGGTGCTTTTGCTTGGCCACTCAACCAATCACCCTATGTTTATGGATCGCTTGTATGTACGTCTTTACTAAGTATATTGTCATTTCTGTGGGGATGTGACTTGGAGATTGGCCTCTTTGTGAATTAGTTGGTCCTCTTTCTCCAGGTTGGAGGAGGTGAAGGGAATGGCCAATCGCATCATTAGTATGCGGGAACAACTGGTTTCTAACTTAAAGAAGGAGGGCTCCATCCACAACTGGCAGCATGTTGTAAACCAGATCGGCATGTTCTGCTTCACTGGCCTCAAACCTGAACAGGTACTTTTATTGACTATGTTTTAGCTTTGTTCAGCTCATTTTCCTGGTGTGCTTATGAAGAGCTTTTCAAATAATATTCCTGGACTTGGATCTGGCTCTTCAATATCAGTTCTGGTCTGGATAAAAGACGATGTGGAGTAGAACAATAGAGACCCCAAATCAATGTCTGCATACTTGTGTAGTTTAAAGTTCCTGTAACCAATGAGTTACTACCATGTAACTTAAATAGTGCTAGTTTACTTTCTTTGTTCAGGAACTGTTGCCATATGGAGGAAAAACTGGGAATAAGAATTTTTAAAGGGGAAAGAGcaactaactttttttttctggtctgCAGGTGGAGCGTCTGATAAAGGAGTTCTCGGTCTATATGACCAAGGATGGCCGCATCTCTATGGCTGGGGTCTCCTCCGCCAACGTGGGATACCTGGCACACGGCATCCACCAGGTCACCAAGTAACGGGACAGCCTGGCGTCCTGCAGCAGTGAATTAAGGGGAGACGGAACTGTGGCACTGAGCAGACTTGGGAACTGTCCACTGAGCCTTTATCCAGATCCCCTGGTTCTCCGTTTTGGATAATCTGTTTCAGATCTTGATAAATACTGTTGGGAAGTTATTAGGTTGTCAGAACTATTTTGGAACCAGCCCATCACCTCACTTCTTATTGCCACAGTTACGGCTTACCTTTTAATTATGGACAGGATATTTCTCTTCCTCCCCCCCTTCTTGAAAGCTAGGTCAGACTTCATATGTAGTCTGTGATTTTGTATGAGAGCAGGTGTTTTACTCCTCTTGGGCAAAAGGTAATTTGAGGGACTTGATGTTAGCGGGTAAAGATCTGATCATGCCCACTGGTGCATTAGGTCAACATTCTGTTGTAGACTGAACATTTCAGATTcctgttttcacactttcttct
This genomic interval from Lepisosteus oculatus isolate fLepOcu1 chromosome 20, fLepOcu1.hap2, whole genome shotgun sequence contains the following:
- the got2a gene encoding aspartate aminotransferase, mitochondrial, which encodes MALLKSCKVFSSLGAYSPSLAAFPVRASSWWSSVEMGPPDPILGVTEAFKRDGNPKKMNLGVGAYRDDQGKPYVLSCVRKAEALIAAKKLDKEYLPIGGLAEFAKASAELALGSSNEVLKSGRYITVQTISGTGSLRVGANFLSRFHTASRDVYLPKPSWGNHTPIFRDAGMQLKAYRYYDPKTCGFDFAGALDDISKIPEKSIILFHACAHNPTGVDPRPEEWKEICDLVKKRNLFVFFDMAYQGFASGDIDRDALAVRHFIEQGHNIVLSQSYAKNMGLYGERVGAFTVVCSDVEEAKRVESQLKILIRPMYSNPPMNGARIAATIMNAPELRQEWLEEVKGMANRIISMREQLVSNLKKEGSIHNWQHVVNQIGMFCFTGLKPEQVERLIKEFSVYMTKDGRISMAGVSSANVGYLAHGIHQVTK